In Candidatus Methylacidiphilales bacterium, the sequence TGGTGTTGCTGCTCATTTTCATCATCATGACGACCGCAGGCATCCAGGGGATGAAGGTCAACCTGCCCAAGGCAAGTTCCGCCGCGAGCACCGACCTGTCCAAACCCAAAACGAAGGCCATCACCGTTTCCAACGAAGGCAAAATCTTTCTGGATACGGTGCCGGTGAGCCTGGCGGAGCTGGAACAGCGCCTGAACCAGGCCAAGGCCCAGACGCCCGGCTTTCCCGTGGTGTTGCGCGGGGACAGGGCGACCCAATATCAAAGCATCATGGACGTGCTGGATCTGCTCGCGCGGTTGGATATCACGCAAGTCGGTTTGGTGACCAAGCCGCTGACAAAGTGACCGGATGACAGGATGAACAACATGGAACCCGAAGACGACAACGGCGAGAAGATGAACATCGTCCAGAAGTACTGGTGGGCGCTGGGGCTCTGCGCCATTGCCATTATCGCGGGCGGCATCGTGCTGACGGTTCATTTGTTGTCAGGCATGCATCCCTCCCCGCACAAGCCGATGGAAATACAGACTGTCAGACTGCTGCCGCCACCCCCTCCGCCCATGCCGCCCCCCCCGCCCCCGCCGCCACCCCAGGCGCCCCCGCCCAAACCGGAAATGGTCGAGCAGGCCCCGGTGGATGACAAGGTGGAAAAGCCCAAGGATGATCCCAAACCGGAGGAGCCCCCGGCTGCGCTGGCCGTGGATACGGCGGGAAACGGCCCGGGCGACGCGTTTGGCCTGGTTGGCAGGCCGGGCGGCGGTTCCGGAAACGGATCGGGCGGTTCGGGAGGGATTCAGCGGGGCGGGCGCTGGGGCTGGTATGCCAGCCAGGTGCAGGCCACCGTCGAGCAGGCATTGCAAAAAAACAGCAAGACACGCTCCGCCAACGCGCGTTCGACCCTGCGCGTCTGGCTCGATGCCAATGCGCGCATTACCCGCGTGACCCTTGACCCGCCCACTGGCGATCCGGCGGTGGACGAAGCCATCAAGAATGAGGCGTTGGCCGGAGTCAAGATACCCGAAGCGCCACCGCAGGACATGCCGATGCCGATTGTCATGCGTCTCACCGAGAGGCGGCCCAACTAATTTATTTTTTTCATGAAAAATCATTCTCATTCTCGCCGCAAGACAAACATCTTCCACCAAAGGTTTGTTTTGCTGGCGCTGTCTTGGTGCTGCATTGCCGCGGTGCTTCCCGTCCGGGCGGCGGACGAAGCCACACTACCTGCTGGAACTTCCTCGGCTGCGGCCTCTGAACCGGAAGCACCGCCATCCGGACCTCCCGCTGCCGCCCCCGTCAGCACCGCTGCCCCAACGGAAAACGTGGTTGTTAATTTGATCAATCTCATGGTCAAACGCGGTTTGCTGCTGCCGCAGGATGCTGAAAACCTGGTCGCGCAGGCGGAAACCGAAGCCGCCGCCGCCCGTGAGAAACAGGTGCTGGCGCAGGCGCAGGCCGGTGCGGCCAAACCCGCGCCAGCCGCGGGACAGCCTGTATCCGAACAATCGGCGTCCGGTTCCGGGGAAGATGTGCGTGTCACGTACGTGCCGGAATTCATCAAAGACGAGATGCGCGACCAGATCAAACAGGATGTGTTGGCCCAGGCCCGGGAGGAAAATTGGGCCGCGCCGCGCAGTTTCCCGGAATGGGCCAAGCATTTCCGTTTCAATGGCGATGTCCGGATGCGTTACGAGGGTGATATGTACCCGCAAGGCAACGATACCACCGGAGGCTTGATTGATTTCAATGCCATCAACAAGGGTTCTCCCTTTGACACAAGCGCAGTCAGCAACCCCGCCTTTTTCCCCACGTATAATGCCGATCAGGACCGTAACCGCATCCGCCTGCGCGCGCGCTTTGGCATGGAAGTGGATTTGACCAATGGATTCACGACCGGGCTGCGCGTTGCCACCGGTGAGACCAATTCGCCGACTTCGCAAAACCAGAGCTTTGGTTTGCCCAATGCAGGGGGACAGGGGGGCGACTTCAGCAATTACGCCATCTGGCTGGACCGTGGGTTTATCAAATATGAGACGGGTGGCCAGCCGGACAAGAAGCTGGCGGTTAATTTGGGGCGTTTTGACAATCCTTTTTTCAGCCCCAGCCAGTTGGTCTGGGACAGTGATCTGGCTTTTGATGGCCTTGCTGTGCAGGGCCGGTACCAGGCCAGCGAATCGCTGGCGCCTTTTGGAACCATTGGTGGATTCCCCATTTTCAATACGGACTTGAACTTTGCTTCCAACCAGCCGCAGAAATTCAGGAGCGAGGACAAATGGCTGCTTGGCGCCCAGGGCGGGGTGGAATGGAAGATCAGCAAGGATTTCACCCTGAAAACCGCCGCCGCATTTTACGACTTCGAAAACATTGAAGGCCGGCTTTCCAGCCCCAAGGCCCCCCTCACGTCGTCTGATGCCTTTGATACGGACGGCACGCGGCCATCCTTCGCACAAAAGGGCAACACCTATATGGCATTGCGCAACATTGTGCCCGATGCCTACAACAGTTTCGGAACCCAGAACATGTTTCAATATTACGGCCTCGCCACTCCCTTCAAGGATTTGGTTCTCAGCTCGAGGCTGGATTACAGCGGATTCGATCCGCTTCACGTGTGGCTTTCGGGCGAGTATGTGAAAAATGTCGCCTTTGACAGGGCTCGTCTGAACGCTTTTGCCCAAAACAACCTGAACGGAGGACCCGGAGGATCTTATGCCGGTGGTGACAGCGGATGGACAGCCGCTTTAAACTTCGGCAGCGTGGCTCTCCAAAAACGATGGGATTGGAATGCCAACTTTGGCTACAAACGCGTCGAATCTGACGCTGTGGTGGACGGCTTCACCGATTCCGATTTTGGCGGGGGCGGCACCAACCTCCAGGGGTACTCTGTCGGCGGAAATGTGATGATTTCACCCCATATCACCGCCGGACTCAACTGGATGAGCGCCACCAGCGTCGCCGGGCCCACCTTCGGCGAGGACGTTTTTC encodes:
- a CDS encoding biopolymer transporter ExbD gives rise to the protein MKVDSEGKSYDEINVTPMVDLYLVLLLIFIIMTTAGIQGMKVNLPKASSAASTDLSKPKTKAITVSNEGKIFLDTVPVSLAELEQRLNQAKAQTPGFPVVLRGDRATQYQSIMDVLDLLARLDITQVGLVTKPLTK
- a CDS encoding putative porin → MKNHSHSRRKTNIFHQRFVLLALSWCCIAAVLPVRAADEATLPAGTSSAAASEPEAPPSGPPAAAPVSTAAPTENVVVNLINLMVKRGLLLPQDAENLVAQAETEAAAAREKQVLAQAQAGAAKPAPAAGQPVSEQSASGSGEDVRVTYVPEFIKDEMRDQIKQDVLAQAREENWAAPRSFPEWAKHFRFNGDVRMRYEGDMYPQGNDTTGGLIDFNAINKGSPFDTSAVSNPAFFPTYNADQDRNRIRLRARFGMEVDLTNGFTTGLRVATGETNSPTSQNQSFGLPNAGGQGGDFSNYAIWLDRGFIKYETGGQPDKKLAVNLGRFDNPFFSPSQLVWDSDLAFDGLAVQGRYQASESLAPFGTIGGFPIFNTDLNFASNQPQKFRSEDKWLLGAQGGVEWKISKDFTLKTAAAFYDFENIEGRLSSPKAPLTSSDAFDTDGTRPSFAQKGNTYMALRNIVPDAYNSFGTQNMFQYYGLATPFKDLVLSSRLDYSGFDPLHVWLSGEYVKNVAFDRARLNAFAQNNLNGGPGGSYAGGDSGWTAALNFGSVALQKRWDWNANFGYKRVESDAVVDGFTDSDFGGGGTNLQGYSVGGNVMISPHITAGLNWMSATSVAGPTFGEDVFQFDINAKF
- a CDS encoding energy transducer TonB, whose protein sequence is MEPEDDNGEKMNIVQKYWWALGLCAIAIIAGGIVLTVHLLSGMHPSPHKPMEIQTVRLLPPPPPPMPPPPPPPPPQAPPPKPEMVEQAPVDDKVEKPKDDPKPEEPPAALAVDTAGNGPGDAFGLVGRPGGGSGNGSGGSGGIQRGGRWGWYASQVQATVEQALQKNSKTRSANARSTLRVWLDANARITRVTLDPPTGDPAVDEAIKNEALAGVKIPEAPPQDMPMPIVMRLTERRPN